The genomic stretch TGCTACTCACGATCACGAGCTTTCCATCAAGGGGCACTTAGGCATGAGATTTTTCCAAACGCTGAGTGGCCTCTTATGCTGGTGTTGGTTGGCCGCCTGCTCTCCCACTTCTCAGACCGTCGATGACAACCGCCAGCATGTCCAGCTGCTATGGCGCAACAAGACCTATGACTGGATCAGCAACTCGCTGCTCATACGCGATAGTCTGCTCTATTTCGGCAGCTTCCACCACGCCTTTTACGCCGTGGATCTGGCCACTGGCCACGTCAAATTCGCCTACCAAACCGGGGACACTCCCTACTACCCCCCCACCGTTGTCGAGGATAAAATTTACTTCTCCAGCTTTGATCTCCAGGTCTATTGCTTAGGGTCAGCAGGCAATTTAGTATGGAAGCGAAACACGGGTAATCGCGTCAAGAACGGACTGCTGGCGCGCGATAGCTTGCTCTTTATCCCCGTACGAGGGGATGGATTGTGGGCCGTCAAAACGCATGATGGCGCAGCCTTTTGACACTTAGCAGCTGGGGCCGGCAGCCGCTCTACGAATCAGCCCCTGCTACGTGGGAATAAGCTCTACGTCGGCATGTGGGGCCTTTCTGACAGCCTAATCGCGGTGGATGCCACGAGTGGGAAAATAGACTGGGCGACGCGTTTTCCCGGCTACGCCAGTTCAGA from Hymenobacter canadensis encodes the following:
- a CDS encoding PQQ-binding-like beta-propeller repeat protein is translated as MAACSPTSQTVDDNRQHVQLLWRNKTYDWISNSLLIRDSLLYFGSFHHAFYAVDLATGHVKFAYQTGDTPYYPPTVVEDKIYFSSFDLQVYCLGSAGNLVWKRNTGNRVKNGLLARDSLLFIPVRGDGLWAVKTHDGAAF